One segment of Dama dama isolate Ldn47 chromosome 15, ASM3311817v1, whole genome shotgun sequence DNA contains the following:
- the MARCHF5 gene encoding E3 ubiquitin-protein ligase MARCHF5 — protein MPDQALQQMLDRSCWVCFATDEDDRTAEWVRPCRCRGSTKWVHQACLQRWVDEKQRGNSTARVACPQCNAEYLIVFPKLGPVVYVLDLADRLISKACPFAAAGIMVGSIYWTAVTYGAVTVMQVVGHKEGLDVMERADPLFLLIGLPTIPVMLILGKMIRWEDYVLRLWRKYSNKLQILNSIFPGIGCPVPRIPAEANPLADHVSATRILCGALVFPTIATIVGKLMFSSVNSNLQRTILGGIAFVAIKGAFKVYFKQQQYLRQAHRKILNYPEQEEA, from the exons AAGTTGCTGGGTGTGTTTTGCCACTGATGAAGATGATAGAACAGCTGAATGGGTGAGACCATGCAGATGCAGAGGATCTACAAAATGGGTTCACCAGGCTTGTCTACAGCGCTGGGTGgatgaaaaacaaagaggaaacagTACAGCCAGAGTGGCATGTCCTCAGTGCAATGCTGAATACTTAATAGTTTTTCCAAAGTTGG GTCCAGTTGTTTACGTCTTGGATCTTGCAGATAGACTGATCTCAAAAGCCTGTCCATTTGCTGCAGCAGGAATAATGGTTGGCTCCATCTATTGGACAGCTGTGACTTACGGAGCAGTGACAGTGATGCAG GTTGTAGGTCATAAAGAAGGTCTGGATGTTATGGAGAGAGCTGATCCTTTATTCCTTTTAATTGGACTTCCTACTATTCCTGTGATGCTGATATTAGGCAAGATGATTCGCTGGGAGGACTATGTGCTTAGACTCTGGCGCAAATACTCAAATAAACTACAAATTTTGAACAGTATATTCCCAG GGATTGGTTGTCCTGTTCCTCGAATTCCAGCTGAAGCTAATCCTTTAGCAGATCATGTCTCTGCCACCCGAATTTTGTGTGGAGCCCTCGTTTTTCCTACTATTGCGACAATAGTTGGTAAACTAATGTTCAGTAGTGTTAACTCTAATTTACAAAGGACAATCTTG ggTGGAATTGCTTTTGTTGCCATTAAAGGAGCGTTCAAGGTTTACTTCAAACAGCAGCAATATTTACGTCAGGCACACCGCAAAATTCTAAATTATCCAGAGCAAGAAGAAGCATAA